The following coding sequences are from one Lolium rigidum isolate FL_2022 chromosome 6, APGP_CSIRO_Lrig_0.1, whole genome shotgun sequence window:
- the LOC124660955 gene encoding protein NDL1-like, with translation MGDSSGSVSIDVERIYFGGKEHPVRTRYGSVSVSVYGDEDKPALITYPDVALNYMSCFQGLFFCPEAASLLLHNFCIYHITPQGHELGAAPIPSNEPELSVDKLADQVADVLDFFGLGSVMCLGVTAGAYVLTLFATKYRERVLGLMLVSPLCKAPSWSEWLYNKVLLNLLYYCGTSGLVNECLLQRYFSSEVRGSGQEPESEIVQACRSLLDQRQGVNVCRFLKAINERHDLTEALKKLQCRTLIFVGENSQFHADAVHMTTKLDRRYCALVEVQACGSLVTEEQPHAMLIPMEYFLMGYGLYRPSPLDSSPRSTLNPFCISPELLSPESMGVKLKPIKTRTSLNV, from the exons ATGGGGGACTCCAGCGGGTCGGTGTCCATCGACGTGGAGCGGATCTACTTCGGCGGCAAG GAGCATCCTGTGAGGACGAGATACGGCTCTGTATCTGTTTCTGTGTACGGAGACGAAGACAAGCCGGCTCTCATAACATACCCGGATGTAGCTCTAAATT ACATGTCTTGCTTCCAAGGATTGTTCTTCTGCCCAGAGGCTGCGTCACTGTTGCTTCACAATTTCTGTATTTACCATATCACTCCTCAAGGCCATGAG TTGGGAGCAGCTCCAATTCCATCAAATGAACCTGAGCTATCTGTTGATAAGCTCGCGGATCAGGTCGCGGATGTTCTTGATTTCTTCGG TTTAGGGTCTGTGATGTGTCTTGGTGTCACCGCTGGTGCCTACGTGCTTACCCTCTTTGCA ACAAAGTACCGGGAAAGGGTTCTTGGCCTTATGTTGGTTTCACCTCTATGCAAAGCCCCATCTTGGAGTGAGTGGTTGTACAATAAG GTATTGTTAAACCTGCTCTATTATTGTGGGACCAGTGGGCTGGTGAATGAATGCCTGCTTCAGCGGTATTTTAGCTCG GAAGTTCGAGGGAGTGGACAGGAGCCTGAATCAGAGATTGTGCAAGCGTGTCGAAGT TTGCTTGATCAGAGGCAGGGAGTTAATGTATGTCGATTCCTTAAAGCAATAAACGA GAGGCATGACTTGACTGAAGCACTGAAGAAACTTCAGTGCCGGACACTGATTTTTGTTGGAGAGAACTCGCAATTCCATGCCGACGCTGTCCACATGACCACGAAATTAGACCGGAGATACTGTGCTCTAGTTGAG GTTCAGGCATGCGGCTCACTTGTCACCGAGGAGCAGCCACACGCAATGCTGATACCAATGGAATACTTCTTGATGGGATACGGCCTCTACAGACCTTCCCCGCTCGACAGCAGCCCTCGGAGCACTCTAAACCCATTCTGCATATCGCCGGAGCTCCTGTCACCAGAGAGCATGGGGGTGAAGCTGAAGCCCATCAAGACTCGGACCTCCCTCAATGTTTAA